A region from the Populus trichocarpa isolate Nisqually-1 chromosome 18, P.trichocarpa_v4.1, whole genome shotgun sequence genome encodes:
- the LOC7459012 gene encoding GTP-binding nuclear protein Ran-3: MALPNQQTVDYPSFKLVIVGDGGTGKTTFVKRHLTGEFEKKYEPTIGVEVHPLDFFTNCGKIRFYCWDTAGQEKFGGLRDGYYIHGNCAIIMFDVTARLTYKNVPTWHRDLCRVCENIPIVLCGNKVDVKNRQVKAKQVTFHRKKNLQYYEISAKSNYNFEKPFLYLARKLAGDPNLHFVETPALAPPEVPIDLVAQAQHEAELAAAASQPLPDDDDDAFE; encoded by the exons atg gCTTTGCCGAATCAGCAAACTGTTGATTATCCAAGCTTCAAGCTTGTAATTGTTGGTGATGGTGGTACAG GAAAGACCACATTCGTTAAGAGGCATCTTACCGGAGAGTTCGAGAAGAAATACGAGC CAACTATTGGTGTGGAAGTGCACCCCTTGGATTTCTTCACTAACTGTGGCAAAATTAGATTCTATTGCTGGGATACAGCTGGTCAAGAGAAGTTTGGTGGTCTTCGAGATGGATACTA CATCCATGGTAATTGTGCTATCATCATGTTTGATGTCACTGCTCGGTTGACATACAAGAATGTCCCTACATGGCACAGGGATCTTTGCAG GGTCTGTGAAAACATTCCAATTGTTCTTTGTGGAAACAAGGTGGATGTGAAGAACAGGCAGGTGAAGGCAAAGCAGGTTACGTTTCACAGGAAGAAGAACCTGCAATACTATGAGATTTCAGCTAAGagcaattataattttgagaagCCATTCTTGTACCTTGCCAGAAAACTTGCTGG GGATCCTAACTTGCATTTTGTTGAGACTCCTGCCTTGGCTCCCCCAGAAGTGCCTATCGACCTTGTAGCCCAAGCACA GCATGAGGCTGaacttgctgctgctgctagtCAACCTCTTCcagatgatgacgatgatgcATTTGAATAA
- the LOC7462975 gene encoding GTP-binding nuclear protein Ran-3: MALPNQQTVDYPSFKLVIVGDGGTGKTTFVKRHLTGEFEKKYEPTIGVEVHPLDFFTNCGKIRFYCWDTAGQEKFGGLRDGYYIHGNCAIIMFDVTARLTYKNVPTWHRDLCRVCENIPIVLCGNKVDVKNRQVKAKQVTFHRKKNLQYYEISAKSNYNFEKPFLYLARKLAGDPNLHFVETPALAPPEVPIDLVAQAQHEAELAAAASQPLPDDDDDAFE, encoded by the exons ATG GCTTTGCCGAATCAACAAACTGTTGATTATCCAAGCTTCAAGCTTGTGATTGTTGGCGATGGTGGTACAG GGAAAACAACATTTGTGAAAAGGCATCTGACTGGCGAGTTCGAGAAGAAATATGAGC CAACTATTGGTGTGGAAGTTCATCCTTTGGATTTCTTCACTAACTGTGGTAAAATTAGATTCTATTGCTGGGATACAGCCGGTCAAGAGAAGTTTGGTGGTCTTAGAGATGGATACTA CATCCATGGTAACTGTGCTATAATCATGTTTGATGTTACTGCTCGGTTGACATACAAGAATGTTCCTACATGGCATAGGGATCTTTGCAG GGTCTGCGAAAACATTCCTATTGTTCTTTGCGGAAACAAGGTGGATGTAAAGAACAGGCAGGTGAAGGCAAAGCAGGTTACCTTTCACAGGAAGAAGAACCTGCAATACTATGAGATTTCAGCTAAGAGCAACTATAATTTTGAGAAGCCATTCTTGTACCTTGCTAGAAAACTTGCTGg GGATCCTAACTTGCATTTTGTTGAGACTCCAGCCTTGGCTCCCCCAGAAGTGCCTATCGATCTTGTAGCACAAGCACA GCATGAAGCCGaacttgctgctgctgctagcCAACCTCTTCCAGATGACGATGATGACGCGTTTGAGTAA